From one Streptomyces sp. R41 genomic stretch:
- a CDS encoding MoxR family ATPase has product MTTYDDRASLTDLTATVERVRSSVEGVIEGKPEVVRLSLTVLLAEGHLLIEDVPGVGKTMLAKALARSIDCSVRRIQFTPDLLPSDITGVSIWDQQRRDFEFKPGAIFAQIVIGDEINRASPKTQSALLESMEERQVTIDGQTYELPSPFMVVATQNPVEMEGTYPLPEAQRDRFMARVSIGYPSADAELQMLDIHGGVNPLDDLQPVAHAHEIVKLIDAVRTVHVADPVRRYAVDLVAATRTHPDLRLGASPRATLHLLRAAKASAALSGREFALPDDIQALAVAVLAHRLLPTAQAQLNRRTAEQVVQEILQRTPVPAAPQQQAGFTMGRGTTAYGQQPPRRL; this is encoded by the coding sequence GTGACGACCTATGACGATCGAGCGAGCCTTACGGATCTGACCGCCACTGTGGAGCGTGTCCGCAGTTCGGTGGAAGGAGTGATCGAAGGCAAGCCTGAGGTCGTACGGCTTTCGCTGACCGTGCTGCTCGCCGAGGGGCATCTTCTGATCGAGGATGTCCCGGGCGTCGGCAAGACCATGCTCGCCAAGGCACTGGCGCGGTCCATCGACTGCTCGGTGCGGCGTATTCAGTTCACGCCCGACCTGCTGCCCTCGGACATCACAGGTGTGTCCATCTGGGACCAGCAGCGCCGGGACTTCGAGTTCAAGCCGGGCGCGATCTTCGCCCAGATCGTGATCGGCGACGAGATCAACCGCGCCTCGCCCAAGACGCAGTCCGCGCTCCTGGAGTCGATGGAGGAGCGCCAGGTCACCATCGACGGGCAGACCTACGAACTGCCCAGCCCCTTCATGGTGGTGGCCACGCAGAACCCGGTCGAGATGGAGGGCACCTACCCGCTGCCGGAGGCCCAGCGCGACCGCTTCATGGCCCGCGTCTCCATCGGCTACCCCAGCGCGGACGCCGAGTTGCAGATGCTGGACATCCACGGCGGGGTGAACCCTCTGGACGACCTCCAGCCGGTGGCGCACGCCCACGAGATCGTGAAGCTGATCGACGCGGTCCGCACGGTCCATGTCGCCGACCCGGTGCGGCGCTACGCGGTGGACCTGGTCGCGGCCACGCGCACGCACCCCGACCTCAGACTCGGCGCCTCGCCGCGTGCCACGCTGCACCTGCTGCGCGCGGCGAAGGCGTCCGCAGCCCTCAGTGGCCGGGAGTTCGCGCTGCCTGATGACATCCAGGCGCTTGCCGTGGCAGTCCTGGCCCATCGCCTCCTGCCCACGGCCCAGGCGCAGTTGAACCGTCGCACGGCCGAGCAGGTCGTCCAGGAGATCCTGCAGCGCACCCCGGTGCCCGCGGCTCCCCAGCAGCAGGCCGGCTTCACGATGGGCCGCGGCACGACCGCCTATGGCCAGCAGCCGCCCCGGAGGCTGTGA
- a CDS encoding DUF58 domain-containing protein has protein sequence MTQGGTGHTAEEDKGGLRTALAGLTTRGRSFLAAGVAAAICAYVLGQSDLLRVGLLLAVLPLVCATVLYRTRYRVAGSRRLSPARVPAGSEARVHLRMDNVSRLPTGLLMLQDRVPYVLGPRPRFVLDRVEAGGRREVSYRVRSDLRGRYPLGPLQLRLTDPFGMCELTRSFSTYDTLTVIPRVEALPPVRLTGEAKGYGDGRQRSLALAGEDDIIPRGYRYGDDLRRVHWRLTARYGELMVRREEQPQRSRCTVLLDTRGSAFQGAGPDSAFEWAVSGTASTLVHMLERGFSVRLLTDTGSSVPGEGADGFAGASQESADAAGLMMDTLAVIDHSDGTGLSRAYDVLRSGNEGLLIAFLGDLDEEQATVLGKMRQRSGGAVAFLLDSGTWVREPTDIPGPLDQSEDRLRMLREAGWTAVMVPRGAGLADLWREADRQRTHMASTGSTAGGDGS, from the coding sequence ATGACGCAAGGGGGCACGGGGCACACCGCCGAGGAGGACAAGGGCGGGCTGCGCACCGCGCTCGCCGGACTCACCACGCGCGGGCGCTCCTTCCTGGCCGCCGGAGTCGCCGCCGCGATCTGCGCGTACGTCCTGGGGCAGAGCGATCTGCTCCGGGTCGGCCTGCTCCTCGCCGTCCTGCCGCTGGTCTGCGCGACCGTGCTGTACCGCACCCGCTACCGGGTCGCGGGCAGTCGCAGGCTCTCCCCCGCGCGCGTGCCCGCCGGTTCCGAGGCCCGCGTCCACCTGCGGATGGACAATGTCTCGCGGCTGCCCACCGGACTGCTGATGCTCCAGGACCGGGTGCCCTACGTGCTCGGTCCGCGGCCCCGCTTCGTCCTGGACCGGGTCGAGGCGGGCGGCCGCCGCGAGGTGTCCTACCGCGTGCGCTCGGACCTGCGCGGCCGCTATCCGCTGGGACCGCTGCAGTTGCGGCTCACCGACCCCTTCGGGATGTGCGAGCTGACCCGCTCCTTCTCGACGTACGACACCCTGACGGTCATCCCGCGCGTCGAGGCGCTGCCGCCGGTGCGACTGACCGGGGAGGCGAAGGGGTACGGCGACGGACGGCAGCGCTCGCTGGCGCTGGCCGGCGAGGACGACATCATCCCGCGCGGGTACCGCTACGGCGACGACCTGCGCCGGGTGCACTGGCGCCTGACCGCGCGCTACGGCGAGTTGATGGTCCGTCGCGAGGAGCAGCCCCAGCGCTCCCGTTGCACGGTGCTGCTCGACACCCGGGGCAGCGCCTTCCAGGGCGCGGGCCCGGACTCGGCCTTCGAGTGGGCCGTCTCGGGCACGGCGTCGACGCTGGTGCACATGCTCGAACGGGGCTTCTCGGTACGGCTGTTGACCGACACCGGCAGCTCGGTGCCCGGCGAGGGCGCCGACGGGTTCGCGGGCGCCAGCCAGGAGTCGGCGGACGCGGCCGGGCTGATGATGGACACGCTCGCCGTCATCGACCACTCGGACGGCACGGGCCTGTCCCGGGCGTACGACGTGCTGCGCAGTGGGAACGAGGGGCTGCTGATCGCCTTCCTCGGTGATCTGGACGAGGAGCAGGCGACGGTGCTCGGCAAGATGCGCCAGCGCAGCGGCGGGGCCGTCGCCTTCCTGTTGGACAGCGGGACCTGGGTGCGGGAACCGACGGACATCCCCGGCCCGTTGGACCAGAGCGAGGACCGATTGCGCATGCTGCGCGAGGCGGGCTGGACCGCCGTGATGGTGCCACGGGGGGCGGGGCTCGCCGACCTGTGGCGGGAGGCGGACCGACAGCGCACACACATGGCGTCGACGGGGAGTACGGCTGGGGGTGATGGCTCATGA
- a CDS encoding DUF3488 and DUF4129 domain-containing transglutaminase family protein, with translation MSGRARLALCAAAATLMAACALLPLVDPATWIFQAAFLLAVQTGVGALTRRVPLARPLTVAVQALVTLMLLTLSFARQQAVIGIVPGPEVFHQFGVLLQAGTDDVGRYSIPAPLSDGIRLMLIGGVLVIGLAVDALAVTYRSAAPAGLPLLALYSVAAGLSGGGAAWLWFLLAAAGYLMLLLAEGRDRLSQWGRVFGGAPRTPGPDSAGGVVAPVRTGRRIGAVALGIALVVPLGLPSLDGGLLGSARTGVGTGTGGGGTISAVNPLVSLRDSLNVDEDRQVMSYRTNTEDTQDLYLRIVSLDDFDGTAWKPAQRHIQDVPDTFPTPIGLGSDVQRASIQTRISAADWYAQDWLPMPYPASKVKIKGSWRYEPVGRTLVGDHGQNTRGAQYEVTSLIVQPTAAQLASAPEPSAALKREFTKVPGSLPPVVAATARKVTEGSINHYEQAVKLQDYFAVSGNFRYDTQVQVGSGSAAIARFLKEKEGFCVHFSFAMAAMARTLGIPARVAVGFTPGSPQADGSMSVGLRDAHAWPELYFEGVGWTRFEPTPNRGTVPQYTQTETPGTNVPNVPKPTLSSSTAPSTAPSASESCTAQQRKLEACPSQSSPAAVGSHDDSWPWFKILGLTLAGLLILGVPLLPMLWRMRIRAVRLGGHGRTDADAAAYTLGAWQEVTDTAWDYGIAPDESQTPRKAAARIVRLGGLDPTASDAVHRLAAAVEQVLYAPHPRPVAGLADDARRIADALRTSASRGGHLRALLAPRSAVRVAWAASARWTTLRARLVARRETLLRRPSSQNG, from the coding sequence ATGAGCGGGCGCGCGCGACTGGCACTGTGCGCGGCGGCGGCCACGCTGATGGCTGCCTGCGCCCTGCTGCCGCTGGTCGACCCGGCGACCTGGATCTTCCAGGCGGCCTTCCTGCTGGCGGTGCAGACCGGGGTGGGCGCGCTGACCCGGCGGGTTCCGCTGGCCCGGCCGCTGACCGTGGCGGTGCAGGCGCTGGTGACGCTGATGCTGCTCACGCTGTCCTTCGCCCGGCAGCAGGCCGTCATCGGGATCGTCCCGGGACCCGAGGTCTTCCACCAGTTCGGCGTCCTGCTGCAGGCGGGCACCGACGACGTCGGTCGGTACTCGATCCCGGCGCCGCTGTCCGACGGCATCCGGCTGATGCTGATCGGCGGCGTCCTGGTGATCGGGCTCGCGGTCGACGCGCTCGCGGTGACGTACCGCAGCGCGGCCCCCGCCGGACTGCCGCTGCTCGCGCTGTACTCGGTCGCCGCGGGTCTCTCCGGTGGCGGCGCCGCATGGCTGTGGTTCCTGCTCGCGGCCGCCGGCTATCTCATGCTGCTGCTGGCCGAGGGCCGCGACCGGCTCTCCCAGTGGGGCCGTGTCTTCGGCGGGGCGCCCCGAACACCAGGCCCCGACTCCGCGGGCGGCGTCGTCGCGCCGGTTCGCACCGGGCGGCGCATCGGCGCGGTCGCGCTGGGCATCGCCCTGGTGGTGCCACTCGGCCTGCCCTCACTCGACGGCGGCCTGCTGGGCAGCGCGAGGACGGGCGTGGGCACAGGCACCGGGGGCGGTGGCACGATCTCCGCGGTGAACCCGCTGGTCTCGCTCCGCGACAGCTTGAACGTGGACGAGGACCGCCAGGTCATGTCCTACCGCACCAACACCGAAGACACCCAGGACCTGTATCTGCGGATCGTCTCCCTGGACGACTTCGACGGCACGGCCTGGAAGCCCGCCCAGCGGCACATCCAGGATGTGCCGGACACGTTCCCGACGCCGATCGGTCTCGGCAGCGACGTCCAGCGGGCCTCGATCCAGACCCGTATCTCGGCGGCCGACTGGTACGCGCAGGACTGGCTCCCGATGCCGTATCCGGCCAGCAAGGTGAAGATCAAGGGCAGCTGGCGGTACGAGCCCGTGGGGCGCACCCTCGTCGGAGACCACGGCCAGAACACGCGCGGCGCGCAGTACGAGGTCACGAGCCTGATCGTGCAGCCGACGGCGGCGCAGCTCGCGAGCGCGCCGGAGCCGTCGGCGGCGCTGAAGCGCGAGTTCACCAAGGTGCCGGGGTCGTTGCCTCCGGTGGTGGCGGCGACCGCGCGCAAGGTCACCGAGGGCTCGATCAACCACTACGAGCAGGCGGTCAAGCTCCAGGACTACTTCGCCGTCAGCGGCAACTTCCGGTACGACACCCAGGTGCAGGTCGGCAGCGGCTCCGCCGCGATCGCGCGCTTCCTGAAGGAGAAGGAAGGCTTCTGCGTCCACTTCTCCTTCGCGATGGCCGCGATGGCCCGGACGCTGGGGATACCGGCCCGCGTGGCGGTGGGTTTCACCCCGGGCTCCCCGCAGGCCGACGGTTCGATGTCGGTGGGGCTGCGGGACGCGCACGCCTGGCCCGAGCTGTACTTCGAGGGAGTGGGCTGGACCCGCTTCGAGCCGACCCCGAACCGGGGCACGGTGCCGCAGTACACCCAGACGGAAACGCCCGGCACCAACGTGCCGAACGTGCCGAAGCCGACGCTGTCGTCCTCCACGGCGCCCTCCACCGCGCCGTCGGCCAGCGAGAGCTGCACGGCGCAGCAGCGGAAGCTCGAGGCCTGCCCGAGCCAGTCCTCGCCGGCCGCGGTGGGCTCCCACGACGACAGCTGGCCATGGTTCAAGATCCTTGGGCTGACCTTGGCAGGCCTCCTGATCCTCGGAGTGCCCCTGCTGCCGATGCTGTGGCGGATGCGGATACGGGCCGTGCGGCTCGGCGGGCACGGCCGCACCGATGCCGACGCGGCGGCGTACACGCTGGGGGCCTGGCAGGAGGTGACCGATACGGCGTGGGACTACGGGATCGCGCCGGACGAGTCGCAGACGCCGCGCAAGGCCGCCGCGCGGATCGTTCGTCTCGGGGGTCTCGATCCGACGGCGTCGGACGCGGTGCACCGGCTGGCCGCGGCCGTGGAACAGGTGCTCTACGCCCCGCATCCGCGACCGGTGGCGGGCCTCGCGGACGACGCGCGGCGCATCGCCGACGCCCTCCGCACCTCCGCGAGCCGCGGCGGCCACCTCCGCGCCCTCCTCGCGCCCCGCTCAGCCGTCCGCGTGGCCTGGGCCGCCTCGGCCCGCTGGACGACCCTCAGGGCCCGACTGGTGGCCCGCAGGGAGACCTTGCTCCGCCGCCCTTCGAGCCAGAACGGCTAA
- a CDS encoding DUF3040 domain-containing protein, whose product MPLSEHEQRMLEQMERALYAEDPKFATALEGSGLRTYTRRRVYQAVAGFLVGIALLMAGMVAVQIWLSVVGFLVMLGCAVLAVTGWRKAPKPGEQPAAPGTPAARRQGRQRRSLMDRIEQRWQRRRDEQGQ is encoded by the coding sequence GTGCCGCTCTCGGAGCACGAGCAGCGAATGCTCGAGCAGATGGAGCGAGCGCTGTACGCCGAAGATCCCAAGTTCGCGACAGCGCTTGAGGGAAGCGGGCTGCGTACGTACACCCGGCGACGGGTCTACCAGGCGGTCGCGGGCTTCCTGGTGGGTATCGCGCTCCTCATGGCCGGAATGGTCGCAGTTCAGATCTGGCTGAGCGTGGTGGGGTTCCTCGTCATGCTGGGCTGTGCGGTGCTTGCCGTCACCGGTTGGCGCAAGGCTCCCAAGCCGGGTGAACAGCCGGCAGCGCCCGGCACACCGGCCGCTCGCCGCCAGGGTCGACAGCGCCGCTCCCTGATGGACCGCATCGAACAACGCTGGCAGCGCCGCCGCGACGAACAGGGCCAGTAG